A genomic stretch from Anaerolineales bacterium includes:
- a CDS encoding DUF177 domain-containing protein: MTQWSRHPLRINVGFLLHEQAGYSRTFDFDHPAVQISEDLAISKLRGSLRFTRTAQGLYGDGQLEATTPMECVRCLSAFEQPLAIRIGDLFASPPGQATDPLLVVPETGVLDLSPLLREYLLLDVPLQPLCRSNCRGLCPECGNNLNESRCSHPKEPIDPRLAALQSLLDDSSGSGPA, from the coding sequence GTGACTCAATGGTCTCGGCACCCGTTGCGCATCAATGTCGGCTTCCTGCTCCACGAACAAGCCGGCTACAGCCGCACCTTCGACTTCGACCACCCGGCCGTCCAGATCAGCGAGGATCTGGCCATCAGCAAGCTCCGGGGGTCGTTGCGTTTTACCCGGACGGCCCAGGGCCTATATGGCGATGGGCAGCTGGAGGCGACCACGCCCATGGAATGCGTGCGCTGCTTGTCGGCATTCGAACAGCCGCTGGCGATCCGAATCGGCGATCTGTTTGCCTCCCCCCCGGGTCAGGCCACAGACCCGCTGCTGGTGGTGCCCGAAACCGGCGTCCTCGACCTCAGCCCGCTGTTGCGCGAATACCTGCTGCTGGACGTTCCGCTCCAGCCGCTGTGCCGGAGCAACTGCCGCGGGCTGTGCCCAGAGTGCGGCAACAACCTGAACGAATCCCGGTGCTCGCATCCGAAAGAACCGATCGATCCTCGCCTGGCAGCCCTGCAGTCGCTGCTGGACGACTCATCCGGGTCCGGCCCGGCCTAG
- the rdgB gene encoding RdgB/HAM1 family non-canonical purine NTP pyrophosphatase: MRIVNEPAVLLATTNPGKLREMRQLLRPLPLSVADPGTLGLWLHVEETGADYGENARLKAQAYAAASGWFTLADDTGLEVHVLGGAPGLHSARLLQPGATDGDRRRRLLELLRPLPRPWTARFRCAMALAGPDGQIDLAYGECTGEIVPDPRGGEGFGYDPLFEVEATRRTMAELLLQEKNQISHRARALGALLPSLRRRLGLPG, from the coding sequence GTGCGAATAGTCAATGAGCCTGCGGTCCTACTCGCCACAACCAACCCCGGCAAGCTGCGCGAGATGCGCCAACTGCTGCGGCCCCTGCCGCTTTCCGTGGCAGACCCGGGGACTTTGGGTCTCTGGCTACACGTCGAGGAAACCGGCGCTGACTACGGCGAGAACGCCCGCCTGAAGGCGCAAGCCTATGCCGCTGCCAGCGGGTGGTTCACCCTGGCCGACGACACCGGGCTGGAGGTCCATGTCCTGGGCGGCGCCCCTGGGCTGCACTCGGCCAGGCTGCTCCAACCCGGGGCCACCGACGGCGACCGACGGCGCCGGCTGCTGGAGTTGCTACGCCCGCTCCCCCGGCCCTGGACCGCCCGCTTTCGCTGCGCCATGGCGCTGGCCGGGCCGGATGGCCAGATCGATCTGGCGTATGGCGAGTGTACCGGCGAGATTGTGCCAGACCCTCGCGGCGGGGAGGGCTTTGGCTACGATCCGCTGTTCGAGGTCGAGGCCACGCGCCGGACGATGGCCGAGCTTCTCCTGCAGGAGAAGAATCAGATCAGCCACCGGGCTCGGGCGTTGGGGGCCCTACTGCCCAGCCTGCGGCGCAGGCTGGGCCTGCCCGGCTGA
- a CDS encoding mechanosensitive ion channel family protein yields the protein VLARRTDTDVEDVLIDVTRRPLVLTIVLLGMSLSLQATEVNTPLVENAIRWTGALVMAVVAYWCWRMFKEVVVHYGERMARHSETRLDDVLLPIANQFAPLVIFLIAGAAILQYLGVRLDALLVAIGGAAFILAFAMQDILSNIFSGMMLLVDTPFRYGDLIVLEDQRYCQVVRIGVRVTQLYDIDTHSVIYMPNSRLANERLVNLMQPTAESISIVRLELHRDTNVEGARRLLAEILDGHPDLLGVIPDKLKSGDRFEVLSAAKRDHGRRRLTLEHSLNQNVQACEAALLAFAGEISRMEKRGFDRQEKAVLLQRFGELASCLGAVEEFDKRLDAWKGGLEELLDGLMPELEPGSLARQAWEWVGVWSQDPDIEAGVDDLGLRTRWAPRLHGLQRRLKELQGRIEHPETMEQRLDSAVVQLARWLVTEFKQPVPPWKCSAASFKGFQDGALIFNLFFFVDNIELEHFFRQARVEGELRREVARRLRLEGIEFASLRQEVVVRPSPGAGRGFESPPA from the coding sequence AGGTGTTGGCGCGGCGAACGGACACCGATGTCGAGGACGTGCTGATCGATGTCACGCGCCGCCCGCTGGTGCTGACCATCGTTCTGCTGGGGATGAGCCTCTCGCTGCAGGCGACCGAGGTCAACACGCCGCTGGTCGAGAACGCCATCCGCTGGACGGGCGCCCTGGTGATGGCAGTTGTCGCCTACTGGTGCTGGCGGATGTTCAAGGAGGTCGTCGTTCACTATGGTGAGCGAATGGCCCGGCACAGCGAGACCCGGCTGGATGACGTCCTGCTGCCGATCGCCAACCAGTTTGCGCCGCTGGTCATCTTCTTGATCGCCGGAGCGGCGATCCTGCAGTACCTGGGCGTGCGCCTGGACGCACTGCTGGTGGCGATCGGCGGTGCGGCATTCATCCTGGCTTTCGCCATGCAGGATATTCTCTCCAACATCTTCAGCGGGATGATGTTGCTGGTGGACACACCGTTCCGCTACGGCGATCTGATCGTGCTGGAGGACCAGCGCTACTGCCAGGTTGTGCGCATCGGGGTGCGGGTCACGCAGCTCTATGACATCGACACCCACTCCGTGATCTACATGCCGAACAGCCGACTGGCCAATGAACGCCTGGTGAACCTGATGCAGCCCACGGCCGAGTCGATTTCAATCGTCCGCCTGGAATTGCATCGCGATACGAACGTCGAAGGTGCCCGCCGACTGCTGGCCGAGATCCTCGACGGCCACCCCGACCTGCTGGGCGTGATTCCGGACAAGCTGAAGAGCGGCGATCGCTTCGAAGTGCTGAGCGCGGCCAAGCGCGATCACGGCCGGAGGCGTTTGACGCTGGAGCACAGCCTGAACCAGAATGTGCAGGCATGCGAGGCGGCGCTGCTAGCCTTTGCCGGCGAGATCAGCCGCATGGAAAAGCGCGGCTTTGATCGGCAGGAGAAAGCCGTCCTGCTCCAGCGGTTTGGCGAGCTGGCGAGTTGCCTGGGAGCGGTCGAGGAATTCGACAAGCGGCTGGACGCCTGGAAGGGCGGCCTGGAGGAGCTGCTCGACGGGCTGATGCCCGAGTTGGAGCCAGGCTCGCTGGCTCGCCAGGCCTGGGAATGGGTCGGGGTCTGGAGTCAGGATCCGGACATCGAGGCCGGGGTGGACGACCTTGGCCTGCGCACCCGCTGGGCGCCGCGCCTGCACGGGCTGCAGCGGCGGCTGAAGGAATTGCAGGGACGCATCGAGCACCCGGAGACAATGGAGCAGCGCCTCGACAGTGCTGTCGTGCAGCTGGCCCGCTGGCTGGTGACTGAGTTCAAGCAGCCGGTGCCGCCGTGGAAGTGCTCGGCCGCTTCGTTCAAGGGATTTCAGGACGGAGCGCTGATCTTCAACCTGTTCTTCTTCGTCGACAACATCGAGCTCGAGCACTTCTTCCGGCAAGCCCGGGTGGAGGGCGAGCTGCGGCGCGAGGTCGCTCGGCGCCTGCGGCTGGAAGGGATCGAGTTCGCCAGCCTGCGGCAGGAGGTGGTGGTTCGGCCGTCGCCTGGTGCGGGGCGCGGATTTGAGTCGCCGCCGGCGTAG
- a CDS encoding sigma-70 family RNA polymerase sigma factor — MSISKDRWQKREAFSALLEKGDYQGFVTNEEIVGVFPEVEESTERFERIRSFFREAGIEVFDDLTKVPTEFTPDVATQEVEAFDLSAISSDDTVGLYLKEMARVPLLTTEEEVDLAKRIERGNAAEAKLARLNGNATLKKRSQYQAEIQDALAARDHLVRANTRLVVSIAKKYMGRGVPFLDLIQEGNLGLMKGVEKFDYHRGFRFSTYATWWIRQTITRAIADQGRTIRVPVHMSDRIRRLYKVARDLEQDIGRKPTPEEIARVLECDSRKVQWMMRVSWRPLSLESPVGEEEDSELGAFVEDESTPTPTQTAHSNMLHDKIEEVLATLTPREARILRLRFGLHNGRAYTLEEVGQKFGLTRERIRQIEGKALRRLRHPRRARQLRDYLS, encoded by the coding sequence ATGAGTATATCCAAGGATCGCTGGCAGAAGCGCGAGGCGTTCTCGGCGCTGCTCGAGAAAGGCGACTACCAGGGCTTTGTCACCAATGAAGAGATCGTGGGAGTCTTTCCCGAAGTCGAGGAGTCGACGGAACGGTTTGAGCGGATCCGTAGTTTCTTCCGCGAAGCGGGCATCGAGGTCTTCGATGATCTGACCAAGGTGCCGACGGAGTTCACGCCGGATGTCGCCACCCAGGAGGTGGAGGCCTTCGACCTGAGCGCCATCTCCAGCGATGACACCGTCGGACTATACCTAAAGGAGATGGCTCGCGTCCCGCTGCTGACCACGGAGGAAGAGGTCGATCTGGCCAAGCGCATCGAGCGGGGCAACGCCGCCGAGGCCAAGCTGGCCAGGCTCAACGGCAACGCTACCCTGAAGAAGCGATCGCAGTACCAGGCCGAGATCCAGGACGCCCTCGCCGCCCGCGATCATCTGGTCCGGGCCAACACTCGCCTGGTGGTCAGCATCGCCAAGAAATACATGGGCCGCGGGGTGCCGTTCCTGGACCTCATCCAGGAGGGCAACCTGGGGCTGATGAAGGGGGTGGAGAAATTCGACTATCACCGCGGCTTCCGCTTCAGCACCTACGCCACCTGGTGGATCCGTCAGACGATCACGCGGGCTATCGCCGACCAGGGGCGCACCATCCGGGTCCCGGTCCACATGTCCGACCGTATCCGCCGACTGTACAAGGTCGCCCGCGACCTCGAACAGGACATTGGGCGCAAGCCGACGCCGGAGGAGATCGCCCGGGTCCTCGAGTGCGACTCACGCAAGGTGCAGTGGATGATGCGCGTGTCGTGGCGGCCGCTGTCGCTGGAGTCGCCGGTGGGCGAAGAGGAGGACTCGGAGCTCGGCGCGTTCGTCGAGGATGAAAGCACGCCGACGCCCACCCAGACCGCCCATAGCAACATGCTGCACGACAAGATCGAGGAGGTGCTGGCGACCCTCACCCCGCGCGAGGCGCGCATCCTGCGGCTGCGTTTCGGGCTGCACAACGGCCGAGCCTACACCCTGGAAGAGGTCGGCCAGAAATTTGGACTGACGCGCGAGCGCATCCGCCAGATCGAGGGCAAGGCCTTGCGCCGGCTGCGGCACCCGCGCCGGGCGCGGCAACTGCGCGACTACCTGTCTTAG
- a CDS encoding CinA family protein, which translates to MSEDPLEVQVGNGLRSLGWTLALGESCTGGLIGHRLTQVPGASDYFLGGVVAYAYDAKERLLEVRHQTLYDHGAVSRETALEMAHGARLAFGADVGLAVTGIAGPSGGLPGKPVGLTWIAVSTRQRRLAEETIWAGERAAVKEQSAEAALRLLLRVLRESRSPEGAPA; encoded by the coding sequence ATGAGCGAAGACCCCCTCGAAGTCCAAGTTGGCAACGGCCTGCGGTCGCTGGGTTGGACCCTGGCCCTGGGCGAGTCCTGTACCGGCGGGCTGATCGGCCACCGGCTGACGCAAGTGCCTGGGGCCTCGGACTACTTCCTGGGCGGTGTGGTGGCCTACGCCTACGATGCCAAAGAGCGCCTGCTCGAAGTGCGCCATCAGACGCTGTATGACCATGGCGCCGTCAGCCGCGAGACCGCCCTGGAGATGGCGCACGGCGCCCGCCTGGCCTTCGGCGCCGACGTTGGGCTGGCGGTGACGGGTATCGCCGGGCCGTCCGGTGGGCTGCCCGGCAAGCCGGTCGGCCTGACCTGGATCGCGGTCAGCACGCGCCAGCGCCGGCTGGCCGAGGAAACGATCTGGGCGGGCGAGCGGGCGGCCGTAAAGGAGCAGTCCGCCGAGGCTGCCCTGCGACTGCTGCTGCGGGTGCTGCGTGAATCACGCTCCCCGGAAGGCGCCCCCGCGTAG